From Kineosporia succinea, the proteins below share one genomic window:
- a CDS encoding DEAD/DEAH box helicase has product MRLEWAWAYRLGDATRHEPLQVSPSSPGRDTGAEQRVLHEVLPLLTGLTQRTAAGLMPAPTTVQGLETARLMSELIPQLRSRPDVDVRLAVADVLDYRQAEDAPVITFAPSGNTGSHDWFDLSVTVTVEDHVIPFNQLFVALAQEQSELLLDNGVWFTLERDEFRRLAVLIAESRELLDAPADTVRLSRFHAGLWDELEQLGIIDAQASSWRESVQALSALAELPDHKPPAGLDATLRPYQEDGFRWLATIFDHRLGGVLADDMGLGKTLQTLALFQHSREKSGEERPFLVVAPTSVVPNWAAEAARFTPSLGVTTISATAARRGHDVAEAVRGMDVVVTSYTLFRLEFTQYCQIDWAGLVLDEAQAVKNRQSAGYRSARELQADFKLAITGTPMENNLMELWSLFSITSPGLFPRPDRFSDYYRKPIERQEAPERLEQLRRRIAPLMLRRKKEVVAADLPERQEQIMELELLPRHRTIYQKYLQRERQKVLGLLGDLNRNRFEIFRSLTLLRQAALAAGLVDPAHDNVPSTKLDALLEQLTDIAAEGHRVLVFSQFTRFLERAADRLQQAGLAYDYLDGKTRNRARVISGFRTGTAPVFLISLKAGGSGLNLTEADYVFLLDPWWNPAVEAQAVDRAHRIGQTRKVMVYRLVAKDTIEEKVMALKARKSALADSVLDGDEMSSAALTADDIRDLLA; this is encoded by the coding sequence ATGCGCCTGGAATGGGCGTGGGCCTACCGCCTGGGTGACGCCACGCGACACGAACCCCTCCAGGTCTCCCCCTCCTCCCCCGGGCGCGACACCGGTGCCGAGCAACGCGTCCTCCATGAGGTTCTGCCCCTGCTCACCGGGCTGACCCAGCGCACGGCCGCGGGACTGATGCCTGCACCCACCACGGTTCAGGGGCTCGAGACCGCACGACTCATGAGCGAGCTGATCCCGCAGCTACGCAGCCGGCCCGACGTCGACGTGCGCCTGGCCGTGGCCGACGTCCTCGACTACCGGCAGGCCGAAGACGCACCGGTCATCACCTTCGCGCCGTCAGGCAACACCGGTTCGCACGACTGGTTCGACCTCTCGGTCACCGTCACCGTCGAAGACCACGTCATCCCGTTCAACCAGCTCTTCGTCGCCCTCGCCCAGGAACAGAGCGAACTGCTGCTCGACAACGGCGTCTGGTTCACGCTCGAGCGCGACGAGTTCCGCCGTCTGGCCGTGCTCATCGCAGAATCGCGCGAGCTCCTCGACGCCCCCGCCGACACCGTCCGTCTCAGTCGCTTCCACGCCGGCCTGTGGGACGAACTCGAGCAACTGGGCATCATCGACGCCCAGGCCAGCAGCTGGCGCGAGTCCGTGCAGGCGCTGAGCGCGCTCGCCGAGCTTCCCGACCACAAGCCTCCCGCCGGTCTGGACGCCACCCTGCGCCCGTACCAGGAAGACGGATTCCGCTGGCTGGCGACCATCTTCGACCATCGACTCGGCGGCGTGCTGGCCGACGACATGGGTCTGGGCAAGACCCTGCAGACGCTGGCTCTCTTTCAGCACTCGCGTGAGAAGAGCGGCGAGGAGCGGCCGTTCCTGGTCGTCGCGCCCACCAGCGTGGTGCCGAACTGGGCCGCCGAAGCCGCCCGCTTCACCCCTTCGCTCGGGGTGACGACCATCTCGGCAACCGCAGCGCGCCGCGGTCACGACGTGGCCGAAGCGGTTCGAGGGATGGACGTGGTGGTCACCTCGTACACGCTGTTCCGGCTGGAGTTCACTCAGTACTGTCAAATCGACTGGGCCGGGCTGGTTCTCGATGAGGCCCAGGCCGTCAAGAACCGCCAGAGCGCGGGCTACCGCAGCGCGCGCGAACTGCAGGCCGACTTCAAGCTCGCCATCACGGGCACGCCGATGGAGAACAACCTGATGGAGCTGTGGTCGTTGTTCTCGATCACCTCCCCCGGCCTGTTCCCCCGCCCCGACCGGTTCTCGGACTACTACCGCAAGCCCATCGAGCGTCAGGAAGCACCCGAGCGCCTCGAGCAGTTGCGGCGCCGCATCGCACCCCTGATGCTGCGGCGCAAGAAGGAGGTGGTCGCGGCCGACCTCCCTGAAAGGCAGGAGCAGATCATGGAACTGGAGCTGCTGCCCCGCCACCGCACGATCTACCAGAAGTACCTGCAGCGCGAACGGCAGAAGGTGCTCGGGCTGCTCGGCGACCTGAACCGGAACCGCTTCGAGATCTTCCGCTCGCTCACCCTCCTGCGCCAGGCCGCCCTGGCCGCCGGGCTGGTCGACCCGGCTCACGACAACGTCCCCAGCACCAAACTCGACGCCCTGCTCGAGCAGCTGACCGACATCGCCGCCGAAGGCCACCGGGTGCTGGTGTTCAGCCAGTTCACCCGCTTCCTCGAACGCGCGGCCGACCGGCTGCAACAGGCCGGGCTCGCCTACGACTACCTCGACGGCAAGACCCGCAACCGCGCTCGCGTGATCTCCGGGTTCCGCACAGGCACCGCGCCGGTGTTCCTGATCAGCCTGAAAGCCGGTGGCTCGGGCCTGAACCTGACCGAGGCCGACTACGTCTTCCTGCTCGATCCCTGGTGGAACCCGGCCGTGGAGGCCCAGGCGGTCGACCGTGCCCACCGCATCGGCCAGACCCGCAAGGTCATGGTCTACCGGCTGGTCGCGAAAGACACGATCGAGGAGAAGGTCATGGCGCTCAAGGCCCGTAAGAGTGCTCTGGCCGACAGCGTTCTCGACGGTGACGAGATGAGCTCGGCGGCGCTCACGGCTGACGACATCCGTGACCTGCTGGCATGA
- a CDS encoding HelD family protein produces the protein MSVESADQEEISREQKYFDVAWDARERSRQTLGGAAAAAVGGKAAVAVGRAAREHLDQLGDPDEAVAMGRFDSDDGELYYVGKRVIRDDEGELLVISWKAPGASPYFTATYDDPKGVVRKRTFEVERNRILSFDDVVFADLAARVDDLTALENEGIDDAVLRELDAARTGEMRDIVQTIHAMQYELVRAPLEQLLIVQGGPGTGKTVVGLHRVSWLLFNHADQLAPSDVLVVGPNPTFTRYIRQVLPGLGDHQVEHRDLRGLGPQPGTGRQEHPEVTRIKGEPRMQQLLMRGLVQRIRFPERAAQLDVGTVASFFRPEVEDALRRSINQASSYGAGRTAMRSWLTAATTARARRGTQASAAVIEAALERLWPSLTPQVFLRDLFGSRDRLLSAAGEHFTAAEVAHLFRPASDRVSDEGWSTADVALLDEADMLLTGSVTQYGHIVLDEAQDLSGMQLRSVRRRSRSGSYTVLGDLAQSTGPAARDSWDDVVTALRHRHPAAIAPLKLGYRVPQQVYALAAQLLPHSAPNVEAPQVVRIGPAEPDLREVPAGDLGPETVRAAREYAARGLFVGIICADEQRAAVVEVLNQHDVHYQDTRGGTLGASINLVGATDAKGLEFEAVVVVEPTSIAVEGAHGLRLLYVALTRTTKHLTVVHSGDVLPVLGQTQPLDVPSLQGNQKPPPKPEPGLDRFSADFAASLGSRLAEDIATTAQPRLWTAIVTALADELERRRTGRAP, from the coding sequence ATGAGCGTCGAATCCGCCGATCAGGAAGAGATCTCGCGGGAACAGAAGTACTTCGACGTCGCCTGGGACGCCCGCGAACGCAGCCGCCAGACCCTCGGCGGCGCCGCGGCCGCCGCGGTCGGGGGCAAGGCCGCCGTGGCCGTCGGCCGGGCCGCCCGAGAGCACCTCGACCAGCTCGGTGACCCTGACGAGGCCGTCGCCATGGGCCGCTTCGACTCCGACGACGGCGAGCTCTACTACGTCGGCAAGCGCGTCATCCGCGACGACGAGGGCGAGCTGCTCGTCATCAGCTGGAAGGCCCCCGGCGCGTCCCCCTACTTCACCGCTACCTACGACGACCCGAAAGGCGTCGTGCGCAAGCGTACGTTCGAGGTCGAGCGCAACCGCATCCTCAGCTTCGACGACGTCGTCTTCGCCGATCTGGCCGCCCGCGTCGACGACCTCACCGCCCTCGAGAACGAGGGCATCGACGACGCGGTCCTGCGTGAACTCGACGCCGCACGCACCGGCGAGATGCGCGACATCGTCCAGACCATCCACGCCATGCAGTACGAACTGGTGCGCGCACCGCTCGAGCAGCTCCTGATCGTCCAGGGCGGCCCGGGCACCGGGAAAACGGTCGTCGGACTGCACCGGGTCTCCTGGCTCCTGTTCAACCACGCCGACCAGCTCGCCCCCTCCGACGTCCTCGTCGTCGGCCCCAACCCCACCTTCACCCGTTACATCCGCCAGGTCCTGCCCGGTCTCGGCGACCACCAGGTCGAGCACCGCGACCTGCGCGGCCTCGGCCCGCAGCCCGGCACCGGTCGCCAGGAACACCCCGAGGTCACCCGCATCAAGGGAGAGCCCCGCATGCAGCAACTGCTCATGCGCGGCCTCGTCCAGCGCATCCGTTTCCCCGAACGAGCCGCACAACTGGACGTCGGCACCGTCGCCTCCTTCTTCCGTCCTGAGGTCGAAGACGCCCTGCGCCGCTCCATCAACCAGGCCAGTAGTTACGGCGCGGGCCGCACCGCGATGCGCAGCTGGCTCACCGCCGCCACCACCGCCCGAGCCCGCCGCGGCACCCAGGCCAGTGCCGCCGTGATCGAGGCCGCCCTCGAACGGCTGTGGCCCTCACTCACCCCGCAGGTGTTCCTGCGCGACCTGTTCGGCTCCCGCGACCGGCTCCTGTCCGCCGCCGGCGAGCACTTCACCGCCGCCGAGGTCGCCCACCTGTTCCGCCCCGCCTCCGACCGGGTCTCCGACGAAGGCTGGAGCACCGCCGACGTCGCCCTGCTCGACGAGGCCGACATGCTCCTGACCGGCAGCGTCACCCAGTACGGCCATATCGTGCTCGACGAGGCCCAGGACCTGTCCGGCATGCAGCTGCGATCCGTGCGCCGCCGTAGCCGCAGCGGCTCCTACACCGTGCTCGGCGACCTGGCCCAGTCCACCGGCCCCGCGGCCCGCGACAGCTGGGACGACGTCGTCACCGCCCTGCGCCACCGCCACCCCGCCGCGATCGCACCCCTCAAACTCGGCTACCGCGTCCCCCAGCAGGTCTACGCCCTCGCCGCCCAGCTCCTGCCCCACTCCGCCCCGAACGTCGAAGCACCCCAGGTCGTGCGCATCGGCCCCGCCGAACCCGACCTGCGCGAGGTCCCGGCCGGTGACCTCGGCCCCGAAACCGTTCGCGCCGCGCGCGAATACGCCGCCCGAGGGCTCTTCGTCGGCATCATCTGCGCCGACGAGCAACGCGCTGCCGTCGTCGAGGTCCTCAACCAGCACGACGTCCACTACCAGGACACCCGCGGCGGAACCCTCGGCGCCAGCATCAACCTGGTCGGCGCCACCGACGCCAAGGGCCTCGAGTTCGAGGCCGTCGTCGTGGTCGAACCCACGTCCATCGCCGTCGAGGGCGCCCACGGCCTGCGCCTGCTCTACGTCGCCCTCACCCGCACCACCAAACACCTCACGGTCGTGCACAGCGGCGACGTTCTCCCCGTGCTCGGACAGACCCAGCCGCTCGACGTCCCCTCTCTGCAGGGCAACCAGAAACCCCCGCCGAAGCCCGAACCCGGACTCGACCGGTTCAGCGCCGACTTCGCCGCCAGTCTGGGCTCCCGCCTCGCCGAGGACATCGCCACCACCGCCCAACCCCGCCTGTGGACAGCGATCGTCACCGCGCTCGCCGACGAACTAGAGCGCCGCCGAACCGGCCGAGCTCCCTGA